The following coding sequences are from one Luteimonas sp. S4-F44 window:
- a CDS encoding NYN domain-containing protein, whose protein sequence is MHGPRIDDEKRIALLIDADNAPASKIDVILAEIARHGVANVRRAYGNWKSQHLSGWEKVLHEYAIRPIQQFAYSTGKNASDMAMVIDAMDLMYARNLDGFAIVSSDADFTPLVMRLRNDGYGVYGFGQEKTPAPFVKACSTFLYLEQLRALDEPDHAGTGKPRTSAELQADRELVQLLRNAVAAAADDAGWSHLGAVGSHVRNQGSFDARNYGYRNLSALIDAVGLFEVRRDGQAVEIREAPKSKPKPRGRSRRGTSTD, encoded by the coding sequence ATGCACGGCCCCAGGATCGACGACGAGAAACGCATCGCGCTGTTGATCGATGCCGACAACGCCCCCGCCTCCAAGATCGATGTGATCCTGGCCGAGATCGCCCGGCACGGTGTGGCCAACGTCCGCCGCGCCTACGGCAACTGGAAAAGCCAGCATCTGTCGGGATGGGAGAAGGTGCTGCACGAGTACGCGATCCGTCCGATCCAGCAGTTCGCCTACAGCACCGGCAAGAATGCCTCGGACATGGCGATGGTCATCGATGCGATGGACCTGATGTACGCGCGCAATCTCGATGGCTTCGCGATCGTGTCGAGCGATGCCGACTTCACGCCGCTGGTGATGCGTCTGCGCAACGACGGCTACGGGGTCTACGGCTTCGGCCAGGAGAAAACACCGGCGCCGTTCGTCAAGGCCTGTTCGACGTTCCTGTACCTGGAACAGCTGCGTGCCCTCGACGAGCCCGACCATGCCGGCACCGGCAAGCCGCGGACGTCGGCCGAACTGCAGGCCGATCGCGAACTCGTGCAGTTGCTGCGCAACGCGGTCGCTGCCGCCGCTGACGATGCCGGCTGGTCGCACCTGGGCGCGGTCGGCAGTCATGTGCGCAACCAGGGCTCGTTCGATGCGCGCAACTATGGCTACCGCAATCTCAGCGCGTTGATCGACGCCGTCGGCCTGTTCGAGGTCCGACGCGACGGCCAGGCCGTGGAGATCCGCGAGGCGCCGAAGTCGAAGCCGAAGCCGAGAGGCCGCAGCCGTCGAGGCACTTCGACGGACTGA
- a CDS encoding H-NS histone family protein, with translation MAFDLNAFSPQQLDALIAQAKERKTTLKKRKPLATVRKKLTDLAAAEGYSVAELFGTGGAAAPARAGRTGPAKGRKLGKVPPKYRNPANKAETWTGRGKQPLWLAAQIKKGKKLEEFLIK, from the coding sequence ATGGCGTTTGATCTCAATGCATTTTCCCCGCAGCAACTCGATGCGCTGATTGCCCAGGCCAAGGAGCGCAAGACCACGCTCAAGAAGCGCAAGCCGCTGGCCACCGTCCGCAAGAAGCTCACCGATCTGGCCGCCGCCGAGGGATACAGCGTCGCCGAGTTGTTCGGGACCGGCGGCGCCGCAGCGCCCGCCAGGGCCGGCCGCACCGGGCCTGCCAAGGGCCGCAAGCTGGGCAAGGTGCCGCCGAAGTATCGTAACCCCGCCAACAAGGCCGAGACCTGGACCGGTCGTGGCAAGCAGCCCCTGTGGCTGGCCGCCCAGATCAAGAAGGGCAAGAAGCTCGAAGAGTTCCTGATCAAGTAA
- a CDS encoding DUF3106 domain-containing protein — protein MRSCERVLRLLGAPLLLLAGGVSALPPALPLDRLPDVDRARLTERAARLATMSAAEREALLARQAAWAALPAAERARRRLAFEAAADLPDAERARLQRAAAYFDSLPEDAQQALRVRFEQVDLGLRRGWLLGPTLGAMWPRLHPLFAAMPEAQRAPAIAALRAASPQALDDLALLAQRTPPQDRDALRRQWLAVPAPERDAWLRARASP, from the coding sequence ATGCGGAGCTGTGAACGCGTGTTGCGTCTGCTGGGCGCGCCGTTGCTGCTGCTGGCCGGCGGCGTGTCGGCGTTGCCGCCGGCGTTGCCGCTTGACCGGCTTCCCGACGTCGACCGGGCCCGGTTGACCGAGCGGGCCGCGCGGCTGGCCACGATGTCGGCCGCCGAGCGCGAGGCGCTATTGGCACGGCAAGCAGCCTGGGCCGCGCTTCCCGCTGCCGAGCGCGCCCGCCGGCGCCTGGCATTCGAGGCGGCGGCCGACCTGCCCGACGCTGAGCGCGCACGGCTGCAGCGGGCGGCCGCCTACTTCGACAGCTTGCCCGAAGACGCGCAGCAAGCGCTGCGCGTGCGCTTCGAGCAGGTGGACCTTGGCCTGCGCCGGGGGTGGTTGCTCGGCCCGACCCTCGGGGCGATGTGGCCACGGTTGCATCCCCTGTTCGCGGCGATGCCCGAAGCCCAGCGTGCGCCTGCGATCGCGGCATTGCGGGCGGCGTCGCCCCAGGCGCTGGACGATCTGGCGTTGCTGGCCCAGCGCACGCCGCCGCAGGATCGCGATGCCCTGCGGCGGCAGTGGCTCGCGGTGCCGGCGCCCGAACGCGACGCCTGGTTGCGCGCTCGCGCGTCGCCCTGA
- a CDS encoding primosomal protein N': MSAPACLPTVFRVALPVPLPRLFDYRPPVGGDPATPAHVGRRVRVPFGPRELVGVVAEVGPPAGDAPQLREAFALLDDAPLLAGELDASLRWLSRYTHAPLGEVLATALPAALRRGDPLPETHAWAWHLTEAGQTAAAGLKPGARPRRLAELLQAAPRDEDALDLLLSEWRSAARTLAQRGLVERIAIAASSLAPAPQAGPAPNPEQCAAIDAVTATDGFAALLLDGVTGSGKTEVYLQAIAHCLARGRQALVLVPEIGLTPQTLARFRARLGVPVHALHSGLGDSERARVWAAAWRGEARVIVGTRSAVFVPLPEAGLIVVDEEHDGSYKQQDGIRYHARDFALVRGKALGVPVLLGSATPSLESLHNAVAGRYRHLRLAQRAGGARPPTVRVLDVRKRPLEAGLSPELLVAIRSALEAGGQVLVFKNRRGYAPVLLCHDCGWSAHCPRCSTPEHGHPMTVHAGGRRLQCHHCGHRQSAPPACPDCASLGLQPQGIGTERLEELLAARFADVPVLRIDRGSTRRRDALERLFAELDTRPGILIGTQMLAKGHDLPNLTLVCVVGVDEGLFSADFRAGEKLAQLLIQVAGRAGRADKAGQVLLQTHHPDHALLQTLVHGGYHAFAAEELDQRQAAGFPPFVPLALLRAESPHAQPPMAFLQAARALLAAHIGRDANGAPTLSLDGPVAAPMPRRAGTYRAQLLLAADHRARLHGVLEATLPAIHALAEARRTRWSLDIDPVDLY, translated from the coding sequence GTGTCCGCCCCTGCCTGCCTCCCCACGGTGTTCCGCGTCGCGCTGCCCGTGCCGCTGCCGCGATTGTTCGACTATCGGCCACCGGTCGGTGGCGATCCCGCCACGCCCGCGCATGTCGGCCGACGCGTGCGGGTGCCGTTCGGCCCGCGCGAGCTCGTGGGTGTGGTGGCCGAGGTGGGGCCACCGGCGGGCGATGCCCCGCAACTGCGCGAGGCCTTCGCCCTGCTCGATGACGCGCCCCTGCTGGCGGGCGAGCTCGACGCATCGCTGCGCTGGCTCTCGCGTTACACCCACGCCCCGCTGGGCGAGGTGCTGGCCACCGCCCTGCCCGCGGCGCTGCGACGCGGCGACCCGCTGCCCGAGACTCATGCCTGGGCCTGGCACCTGACCGAGGCCGGCCAGACGGCGGCAGCGGGCCTGAAGCCGGGCGCCCGCCCGCGCCGATTGGCCGAGCTGCTGCAGGCCGCGCCGCGCGACGAGGACGCGCTGGACCTGCTGCTATCCGAATGGCGCAGCGCGGCCCGCACACTCGCGCAGCGGGGCCTGGTCGAGCGCATCGCCATCGCCGCGTCCAGCCTCGCACCGGCCCCGCAGGCCGGGCCCGCCCCGAACCCCGAGCAATGCGCCGCGATCGACGCGGTAACCGCCACCGATGGGTTCGCCGCGCTGCTGCTCGACGGCGTGACCGGCAGCGGCAAGACCGAGGTCTACCTGCAGGCCATCGCGCACTGCCTGGCACGCGGACGCCAGGCCTTGGTGCTGGTGCCCGAGATCGGCCTGACCCCGCAGACGCTGGCCCGCTTTCGCGCCCGCCTGGGCGTGCCGGTGCATGCGCTGCATTCGGGCCTGGGCGACAGCGAGCGCGCCCGGGTCTGGGCCGCCGCCTGGCGCGGCGAGGCGCGCGTGATCGTGGGCACCCGCTCGGCGGTATTCGTGCCTCTGCCCGAGGCTGGCCTGATCGTCGTGGACGAAGAGCACGACGGCAGTTACAAGCAGCAGGACGGCATCCGCTACCACGCCCGCGATTTCGCCCTGGTGCGCGGCAAGGCGCTCGGTGTGCCGGTGTTGCTGGGCAGCGCCACGCCGTCGCTCGAGTCGCTGCACAACGCCGTGGCCGGACGCTACCGGCACCTGCGACTGGCGCAACGCGCCGGCGGCGCGCGCCCGCCGACGGTCCGCGTGCTGGATGTCCGCAAGCGCCCGCTCGAAGCCGGCCTGTCGCCCGAACTGCTCGTCGCGATCCGCAGCGCGCTCGAGGCCGGCGGCCAGGTCCTGGTGTTCAAGAACCGCCGCGGCTACGCCCCGGTGCTGCTGTGCCACGACTGCGGCTGGAGCGCGCACTGCCCGCGCTGCAGCACCCCCGAACACGGCCATCCGATGACCGTGCACGCCGGCGGCCGCCGGCTGCAGTGTCACCATTGCGGCCACCGGCAGAGCGCACCGCCGGCCTGCCCCGACTGCGCCAGCCTGGGCCTGCAGCCGCAGGGCATCGGCACCGAACGGCTGGAGGAACTGTTGGCCGCGCGCTTTGCGGACGTGCCGGTGCTGCGCATCGACCGCGGCAGCACCCGGCGGCGCGATGCGCTCGAACGCTTGTTCGCCGAATTGGACACGCGCCCGGGCATCCTGATCGGCACGCAGATGCTCGCCAAGGGCCACGACCTGCCGAACCTGACCCTGGTCTGCGTGGTCGGGGTCGACGAAGGTCTGTTCTCGGCCGATTTCCGCGCCGGTGAGAAACTGGCGCAGTTGCTGATCCAGGTCGCCGGCCGTGCCGGCCGCGCAGACAAAGCTGGGCAGGTGCTGCTGCAGACCCACCACCCCGACCATGCGCTGTTACAGACACTGGTCCACGGCGGCTACCACGCCTTCGCCGCCGAAGAGCTCGACCAGCGCCAGGCGGCCGGCTTCCCGCCGTTCGTGCCCTTGGCGCTGCTGCGGGCCGAGTCGCCGCACGCGCAGCCGCCGATGGCCTTCCTGCAAGCGGCCCGCGCGTTGCTCGCCGCCCACATCGGCCGCGACGCGAACGGCGCACCGACGCTGTCGCTCGACGGGCCGGTCGCCGCCCCCATGCCCAGACGCGCAGGCACCTATCGCGCGCAATTGCTGCTGGCCGCCGACCACCGCGCGCGCCTGCACGGCGTACTCGAGGCGACGTTGCCGGCGATCCACGCGCTTGCCGAAGCGCGCCGGACCCGCTGGTCGCTGGATATCGACCCGGTGGATCTGTACTGA
- a CDS encoding DUF3667 domain-containing protein yields MSHADDPAPAACENCATALQGAFCHRCGQFIHSPVRHASHAIEEVFESFWHLDGRIFRTLRDLLVPGRIATRYLAGQRVRYVAPMRLFVILTLLTFFVAKFLVDGATFDIAADSLDRETHGRIAAATTVAEVVQVRDDVLADLDETRRVTGAIPGVRPQLDSAEALLRQQAQARIDALNGRAGAGAAPADSAAEDDVGDPGTTPVARRPVPPTIGGPLGERIERNLVRMRDDPGAFSRALLGAAPTTLFILVPLFALLLKLAYLFQRRLYLEHVVIALYSHAALMLGLLLVFCCALASSWLAHVGWAARALGWAQTLLLCALPLYLLAMQKRVYGQSWPWTLVKFAAIGQLYVVLFMSVAIPMAGYALYAA; encoded by the coding sequence ATGTCCCATGCCGATGATCCGGCGCCCGCCGCCTGCGAGAACTGCGCGACCGCGCTGCAAGGCGCGTTCTGCCACCGCTGCGGCCAGTTCATCCACAGCCCCGTCCGCCACGCCAGCCATGCGATCGAGGAGGTGTTCGAGTCGTTCTGGCATCTCGATGGCCGCATCTTCCGGACCCTGCGCGACCTGCTGGTCCCGGGCCGCATCGCGACGCGCTACCTGGCCGGACAGCGCGTGCGCTATGTCGCGCCGATGCGGCTGTTCGTGATCCTCACGCTGCTGACGTTCTTCGTGGCCAAGTTCCTCGTCGACGGCGCGACGTTCGACATCGCAGCAGACAGTCTCGACCGCGAGACGCACGGACGCATTGCTGCGGCGACGACGGTCGCCGAGGTGGTCCAGGTCCGTGACGACGTGCTGGCCGACCTGGACGAGACCCGTCGCGTGACCGGCGCGATCCCCGGCGTCCGCCCGCAGCTCGACAGCGCCGAAGCGCTGCTCCGGCAACAGGCGCAGGCGCGCATTGATGCATTGAACGGGCGCGCGGGCGCGGGCGCTGCCCCCGCGGACAGCGCGGCCGAGGACGATGTTGGGGACCCCGGCACGACGCCTGTCGCCCGCAGGCCGGTACCGCCGACGATCGGCGGGCCGCTGGGCGAACGCATCGAACGCAACCTCGTGCGCATGCGCGACGACCCCGGTGCCTTCAGCCGTGCGCTGCTGGGGGCCGCGCCGACGACGCTGTTCATCCTGGTCCCGCTGTTCGCGCTGCTGCTCAAGCTGGCCTATCTGTTCCAGCGCCGGCTGTACCTCGAGCACGTCGTCATCGCGCTCTACAGCCACGCGGCGCTGATGCTCGGCCTGCTGCTGGTGTTCTGCTGCGCCCTCGCCAGCAGCTGGCTCGCACATGTCGGCTGGGCGGCACGTGCGCTGGGCTGGGCACAGACGCTGCTGCTGTGCGCGCTGCCGCTGTACCTGCTGGCGATGCAGAAACGCGTCTATGGCCAGTCGTGGCCCTGGACGCTGGTCAAGTTCGCGGCGATCGGCCAACTGTACGTCGTGCTGTTCATGAGCGTCGCGATTCCGATGGCTGGCTATGCGCTGTACGCGGCCTGA
- a CDS encoding proline--tRNA ligase encodes MRLSQFHLRTEKETPADAELISHKLMLKAGMLRKLGAGIYLWSPLGLRVLRKVEAIVREEMDAAGAIELLMPTIQPRELWEESDRWQKFGPQLLKMKDRKEQEYCYAPTAEEVITDFARGELASYKQLPLNFYQIQTKFRDEIRPRFGVMRSREFVMKDAYSFDIDEAGMAASYQKMHAAYTRIFTRLGLDFRAVQADSGAIGGDASQEFHVLAESGEDTLVFSTASDYAANVEAARAAAPGARPAPSETLRRVETPTQKTCEDVAALLGIALARTAKSIALMAGEQFVLALVRGDHAVNEIKLAKVQGLADYRLASEAEIADYLGSEPGFLGPVAPRRPIRVVADLEVAAMADIVFGANEAGWHLAGVNWGRDLPEPDVVADIRDVVAGDRAEDGGELRMARGIEVGHVFQLGRKYAEAMDFKVLDAAGKAVVPCMGCYGIGVSRVVAAAIEQNHDDNGIIWPAAMAPWQVAVCVINPKNETHVAEAAEALYRELLAAGIETVLDDRGLRPGAMFADIELIGVPHRVVVSGRGLASGTYEYRARTSADAENLDRESLFSRLRG; translated from the coding sequence ATGCGCCTGTCGCAGTTCCACCTCCGTACCGAAAAGGAAACCCCCGCCGACGCCGAGCTCATCAGCCACAAGCTGATGCTCAAGGCCGGCATGTTGCGCAAGCTGGGCGCGGGGATCTATCTCTGGTCGCCGCTGGGCCTGCGCGTGCTGCGCAAGGTGGAAGCGATCGTGCGCGAGGAGATGGACGCCGCCGGCGCGATCGAGTTGCTGATGCCGACCATCCAGCCGCGCGAGCTGTGGGAGGAAAGCGACCGCTGGCAGAAGTTCGGCCCGCAGTTGCTGAAGATGAAGGACCGCAAGGAGCAGGAGTACTGCTATGCGCCGACCGCCGAAGAAGTGATCACCGATTTCGCCCGCGGCGAGTTGGCCAGCTACAAGCAATTGCCGTTGAATTTCTACCAGATCCAGACGAAATTCCGCGACGAGATCCGCCCGCGTTTCGGCGTGATGCGCTCGCGCGAGTTCGTCATGAAGGATGCCTACTCGTTCGACATCGACGAGGCGGGCATGGCGGCCTCCTATCAGAAGATGCACGCCGCCTATACCCGGATATTCACACGGCTGGGCTTGGACTTTCGTGCGGTGCAGGCCGACTCGGGCGCGATCGGCGGCGACGCTTCGCAGGAATTCCATGTGCTGGCCGAATCGGGCGAGGACACGCTGGTGTTTTCCACCGCGTCCGATTATGCCGCCAACGTCGAAGCCGCCCGCGCTGCCGCGCCGGGCGCGCGGCCGGCGCCCAGCGAGACGTTGCGCCGGGTGGAGACGCCCACCCAGAAGACCTGCGAGGACGTGGCCGCACTGCTCGGTATCGCGTTGGCCCGCACCGCAAAATCGATTGCGCTGATGGCTGGCGAGCAGTTCGTGCTCGCGCTTGTACGCGGCGACCACGCCGTCAACGAGATCAAGCTCGCCAAGGTCCAGGGCCTGGCCGATTACCGGCTGGCGAGCGAGGCGGAGATCGCCGATTACCTGGGCAGCGAGCCGGGTTTCCTGGGTCCAGTCGCCCCGCGCCGACCAATCCGGGTCGTGGCCGACCTCGAAGTCGCCGCGATGGCCGACATCGTATTCGGCGCGAACGAGGCCGGCTGGCATCTTGCGGGCGTCAATTGGGGCCGCGACCTGCCCGAGCCGGACGTCGTCGCCGACATTCGCGACGTGGTTGCCGGCGACCGCGCCGAGGATGGCGGCGAGCTGCGCATGGCACGCGGCATCGAGGTAGGCCACGTTTTCCAGTTGGGCCGCAAATACGCCGAAGCGATGGATTTCAAAGTGCTCGATGCCGCCGGCAAGGCGGTGGTGCCATGCATGGGCTGTTACGGCATCGGCGTATCGCGCGTGGTGGCCGCGGCGATCGAACAGAATCACGACGACAACGGCATCATCTGGCCGGCGGCGATGGCACCGTGGCAGGTCGCGGTCTGCGTGATCAACCCCAAGAACGAAACCCACGTCGCCGAGGCGGCCGAGGCGCTGTACCGGGAACTGCTGGCGGCCGGCATCGAGACCGTGCTCGACGACCGGGGGCTGCGGCCCGGCGCGATGTTTGCCGATATCGAATTGATCGGCGTGCCGCATCGCGTGGTGGTGTCGGGCCGCGGGCTGGCCTCGGGCACCTACGAATATCGTGCGCGTACGTCAGCGGATGCAGAGAATCTCGACCGCGAATCGCTGTTCTCCAGGCTTCGCGGCTGA
- the pssA gene encoding CDP-diacylglycerol--serine O-phosphatidyltransferase encodes MSEIDPTPRRGRGIYLLPNLFTTGGLFAGFFAIIAASQGRFTAACLAIFVAAILDGIDGRVARLTNTQSEFGVQYDSLADLISFGMAPAMVMYHWALLSLRLDGPTLGKIGWLGAFLYAACAALRLARFNSQVATVDKRYFVGLASPAAAGLMASFVWTCHELEFSGDDLRFVALGVTVVAALLMVSRIRYTSFKGSGRGPRSDRVPFVALVVAVGILIALWVDPPKTLLAASLLYALSGPVLWCLRRRGAVGATP; translated from the coding sequence ATGAGCGAGATCGACCCCACACCGCGCCGCGGCCGCGGTATCTACCTGCTGCCGAATCTATTCACCACCGGCGGACTGTTCGCCGGCTTCTTCGCGATCATCGCCGCGTCCCAGGGCCGGTTCACGGCCGCGTGCCTGGCGATCTTCGTGGCCGCGATCCTCGACGGCATTGATGGGCGCGTCGCGCGACTCACCAATACTCAGAGCGAGTTCGGCGTCCAGTACGACTCGCTGGCCGATCTGATCAGTTTCGGGATGGCGCCGGCAATGGTGATGTACCACTGGGCGCTGTTGTCGCTGCGGCTCGACGGGCCGACGCTGGGCAAGATCGGCTGGCTGGGCGCGTTCCTCTACGCCGCCTGCGCGGCGCTGCGACTGGCGCGCTTCAACAGCCAGGTCGCGACGGTCGACAAGCGCTACTTCGTCGGACTCGCGAGCCCGGCCGCGGCCGGTTTGATGGCCAGTTTCGTCTGGACCTGCCACGAGCTGGAGTTCAGCGGCGACGACCTGCGCTTCGTCGCGCTCGGGGTGACCGTCGTGGCGGCGCTGCTGATGGTCAGCCGCATCCGTTACACCAGCTTCAAGGGCAGCGGCCGTGGTCCGCGCTCGGACCGGGTGCCGTTCGTGGCGCTGGTGGTCGCGGTCGGCATCCTGATCGCGCTGTGGGTGGATCCGCCCAAGACGTTGCTCGCCGCATCGCTGTTGTACGCGTTGTCGGGCCCGGTGCTGTGGTGCCTGCGGCGGCGGGGCGCCGTGGGAGCGACGCCATGA
- a CDS encoding DUF4124 domain-containing protein, with amino-acid sequence MRRALTLLCLVLPICTAWAGDVYTWKDAAGVTHYSQTPPPSGVRYQLRTVRQDAAETGTRNPSGETPVVPVPTTTPAPDAGSLQAQCALAKDSVAALETDAPVRQAGDDGQLRELSPAERIDQLALARAALRAYCR; translated from the coding sequence ATGCGCCGTGCCCTCACCTTGCTCTGCCTCGTGCTGCCGATCTGCACTGCCTGGGCCGGGGATGTCTATACCTGGAAGGACGCGGCGGGCGTCACCCATTACTCCCAGACCCCGCCTCCGTCGGGCGTGCGCTACCAGCTGCGGACCGTCCGCCAGGACGCTGCCGAGACCGGGACGCGCAATCCGTCCGGCGAGACTCCCGTGGTCCCGGTGCCGACGACCACGCCAGCCCCCGATGCCGGCAGCCTCCAGGCGCAGTGCGCCCTGGCGAAAGACAGCGTCGCGGCGCTCGAAACCGACGCACCGGTCCGCCAGGCCGGCGACGACGGCCAGTTGCGCGAGCTCTCGCCTGCCGAGCGTATCGACCAGTTGGCGCTCGCCCGCGCCGCGTTGCGCGCCTACTGCCGCTGA
- a CDS encoding sigma-70 region 4 domain-containing protein: MFAQWQCGDLDSGDAAVAATMAEFVRGATTVPFADWPRRFWSLLLAAPALRAPRAGGRDGLPALDRLPSGPRVVVLLRLAAGLPEHEAAAVLGVSRATYRLGLQRALPRGEDGNADVAAWRALAADVQSGIRTLPPDRLARLAALREAALRGRASTLRRHPVARGEVEAPPLETQPSRRRPGWLWSAMGTVAVATVLALAATWSGSWRGGLAEEEIRIEALADSAPAARYDAQAALLTERDFELLLAQDEGAAWQADPAFFAWLAAQRELPQDSTADTHLQPVQADDDGEPETSDAEL, encoded by the coding sequence ATGTTCGCGCAGTGGCAATGCGGCGACCTGGACAGCGGCGATGCGGCCGTCGCCGCGACGATGGCCGAGTTCGTGCGCGGCGCCACCACGGTGCCGTTCGCCGACTGGCCGCGTCGCTTCTGGTCCTTGCTGCTGGCCGCGCCGGCGTTGCGCGCGCCCCGTGCGGGCGGGCGCGATGGATTGCCGGCGCTGGACCGCCTGCCGAGTGGTCCGCGCGTTGTCGTGCTGTTGCGGTTGGCGGCCGGTCTGCCCGAACACGAGGCGGCTGCGGTGCTCGGCGTATCGCGGGCGACCTATCGGCTCGGCTTGCAGCGGGCCTTGCCGCGAGGCGAAGACGGCAATGCCGATGTCGCGGCATGGCGCGCGCTGGCCGCGGACGTTCAGTCCGGCATCCGGACGCTGCCGCCCGACCGTCTGGCACGGCTGGCCGCGCTGCGCGAGGCAGCGCTGCGCGGGCGCGCATCGACGCTGCGGCGCCATCCGGTGGCGCGCGGCGAGGTCGAGGCGCCGCCGCTCGAAACGCAGCCTTCGAGGCGTCGCCCCGGTTGGTTGTGGTCGGCGATGGGCACAGTGGCCGTGGCGACGGTGCTCGCGCTGGCCGCCACTTGGAGCGGGTCGTGGCGCGGTGGGCTGGCCGAGGAGGAGATCCGGATCGAGGCGCTGGCCGACAGCGCCCCGGCGGCGCGCTACGACGCGCAGGCCGCGCTGTTGACCGAACGGGACTTCGAACTGCTGCTGGCCCAGGACGAGGGCGCTGCCTGGCAAGCGGACCCGGCGTTCTTCGCCTGGTTGGCGGCGCAGCGCGAGCTTCCGCAGGACAGCACGGCGGACACGCATCTGCAGCCTGTCCAGGCCGACGACGATGGCGAACCGGAGACCAGCGATGCGGAGCTGTGA
- the rimI gene encoding ribosomal protein S18-alanine N-acetyltransferase: MDAPIDMPRPRAVAATLRPMREDDLDAVMAVELRAYPFPWTRGIFEDCLRAGYPAWVLHADGEILGYGVLSIAAGEAHVLNVCVDLHVQGRGLGRRLFRALVDTARRHGAQRVFLEVRPSNPHAIALYHDEGFNEIGRRPRYYPAQHGREDAIVMARELFEP, from the coding sequence ATGGACGCGCCGATCGACATGCCCAGGCCGCGCGCCGTCGCAGCGACGCTGCGGCCGATGCGCGAGGACGACCTGGATGCGGTGATGGCGGTCGAACTGCGCGCCTACCCGTTTCCGTGGACCCGCGGCATTTTCGAAGATTGTCTGCGCGCGGGCTATCCGGCCTGGGTGCTGCACGCCGACGGGGAGATCCTGGGCTACGGCGTGCTCAGCATCGCGGCCGGCGAGGCGCACGTGCTCAATGTCTGCGTCGATCTCCATGTTCAGGGCCGCGGGCTGGGGCGGCGGCTGTTCCGCGCGCTGGTGGACACCGCGCGCCGCCACGGCGCCCAGCGGGTATTCCTGGAAGTGCGCCCGTCCAATCCGCATGCGATCGCGCTTTATCACGACGAGGGCTTCAACGAGATCGGCCGTCGCCCGCGCTACTACCCCGCGCAGCACGGACGCGAAGACGCGATCGTGATGGCACGCGAACTGTTCGAGCCCTGA